The genomic segment TCCGCAAGCATTGCCCGGGCATGATCGTGCAGTTCTCCACCGGCGGACGGGGCCGTGAAGCCAGCCAGCGCGGCGCCATGCTGTACCTGCGCCCGGACATGGCATCGCTGGCCACCGGCTCGGTCAATTTCCCCACCAGCGTCTATGAGAACCCGCCCGACTTCATCCGCTCCCTGGCGGCCAGCATGCGCGAGTTCCAGGTCAAGCCCGAAATCGAGATCTTCGACCTGTCGATGCTGTACAGCACGGCCGAACTGGTAAAGGAGGGGCTGCTCGCGCCACAGCCGCATGTACAGTTCGTATTCGGCATCCGCAACGCGATGCCGGCGCGCCGCGAAGTCCTGGCGTTCGAAGTCGAGCAACTGCAGAAGGTGCTCCCCGGCGCAACCTGGACTGCAGCCGGGATCGGACGGCACCAGCTCGAAGTCAATCACTGGACACTGGAGCTTGGCGGCCATTGCCGAACCGGGCTGGAAGACAATATCCGCTGGGACAAGGACACGCTGGCCCGCAGCAATGCGCAGCTGGTGCAACGCGTTGCGCAACTGTGCGAGCAGTATGGCCGCGCCGTGGCGACGCCCGCTCAGGCCAGGTCCCTGCTCGGCTTGCAACCCCTGGCGGCTTAGCCTCGATATGTCAGACCGGCGGCCCGCCCGGCGGCCGCCCGGGCGTCACGCGGGGACGTTCGCCGCGGGCGTGCCCCGTTCGCGCGCCGCCGCGGCGGTTCCGCCCACGCCGCTGGCGGCGATGAATGCTACGCCGAGCACCGACCACGCATCCGGCACGGAACCGAACACCATCCAGCCGCCGAGCATGGCAAAAGCGATCTGCAGATACAGATACGGCGTCAGGACGCCCACCGGTGCGCGCGCATAGGCCAGCACCAGGCAAAGGTGACCGGCGCAACCGGCCAGCGCCATGCCGGCCAGCATGGCCCAGTGCATTGCGCTGACGTGCCAGACCCACGAGAACGGCAACGCCGCCGTGAGCAGCACCGTCGCCACAGAGCCCGTGTAGAAGTGCGTCGTCCCGACGCCGTCGGCACGCGTCAGCGCGCCGGTCAGCAACTGGTAGCCGGCGTTGGACAGCACCACGCCCAGCGGCAGCAGCATGGCCGGGTGGAAGTCGGGGCCGGGGCGTATCACCATCACCGCGCCGGCAAACCCCAGCAGCAGGAACAGCCACCGCACCGGCGAGACCCGCTCGCCCATCAGCGCTGCCGCGGCGAGCGTGATGGCCAGCGGCGTGAGCATTGCCACCGCGGTGAAGTCGCCCACGGGCAGGACCTTGAGGCTGAAGAACGCGCACAGGCTCGACACCAGCATCAGCGCCGCGCGCATGCATTGCAGGACCGGCCGGCGTGTGTGTAGCAGGTACCGGCCGCGCGCCGGCAACAGGACTGCGCCGGTCAGCGCCGTCTGCGCCAGATAACGCACCCACAGCGCCATGACCACCGGGACGGCGCCGCCGACGCCCTTGGTCAGCGTATCGAGCGTGGCAAAGCAGGCTACCGCCGCGATCATTAGCGCAATGCCTTGCGGCGTGTGGTGGTCCTTCATGGCGGGGTTGGCTGCTTGTTGCGCCGCTGGCAGTGGGTTGCGCGGCGTGGATTGGGGGATGGGAGCAGGTTACTGTTGCCAGCGGGAAAAACAATTGGGCTGGGAGGAAAGTCAGAATGCGCGTTGAGCGAATAATCGGTGGGCTGCCGGACGGCGCTTTTTGTCGTTCTTGGCCGGCGCCGCCGTTTCGCCGGCGTAGCCGGCGGGGTTATCTGGTCCGGATTGGCGTGTCGTGCTTGGCATGCGCTGCTGTTTCGCCGGCGTAGCCGGCGAGGGCTTTGTGGCTATGACTGGCTCGTCGTGCTTGGCAGGCGCCGCTGTTTCGCCGGCGTAGCCGGCGACCTACTTCTTGTCCGAGCGACAAGAAGTAGGCAAGAAGCGCGTCGCCTGGCGGCTGGCCATCAACGATGCGCTTCTTGTGTTCAAGCGGCTTTGGTCTCGCGATGCGTGGATGCCCATTCGACCCTGCTCCGATAACCGGCTCTTGTACGGTCCCCATGTAGGGCTCGGGTACAGCGTTCCAAAAGCGTCAGTGGTGGGACGCCTGCGGCTGCGCTGCGCGCGCGTCCTAGTCGGTTTGCGACGGGCATAATCGTCGCCAGTGCCAATGGTTCGGTTTCTCTGCTTCGCTGCGGCGCGGTTTGCCTGCGGCCTGGGTGCTCAGACTAGGGCTCTGCGCGTAGCGCAGCCGAAGGCGATTACACGATGGCGGTAGCAGCAGGGGCCACGGACAGTTTCGGGGCTCGTTCAATCAGCGCTCTAATCCTGCCCACGGACGTGCACCACGCGGCAGGCAGCCGGGCACACTCTGAAGCCCATACCCGTACAACACCCTTAGCCCACTACGATCAATATTCGCCCGCTAGGGCAAGTAAACGCGCTTTTTGGTTACTTTTTGTCGCTCGGACAAAAAGTGACTCGCCGGCTACGCCGGCGAAACAGCAGCGCCTGCCAAGCACGACAAGCCAGCCTCCCCTAGGCCTACAGTTGCCCCCCTGCCGCCTCCCCCTTCTGTCCTATAGTGAAATGCCTGCGGTACGTGGGAACAAGACACAGGAAGACGCGCCATGACGACCTGGAAGCCGGATCCGAGCTTTTACCCATCCCCCCGCCTGGCAGCCAAGGCCCCGCCGGAGACCATTGCCTACGTGGCGATGTTCGATCCCGAGCGCAAGCAACCCGACGCCATCGCCGTGGTCGACGTGGACCCCGCGTCACCGCGCTACGCCAGCATCGTCGGCAAGGTCGCCATGCCGCATGCGGGCGATGAATTGCATCACTTCGGTTGGAATGCGTGCTCGTCGTGCCTGTGCCCGAACGCGCCGCATCCGCATATGGAACGGCGCTACCTGGTGGTACCGGGGCTGCGCTCGTCGCGCATCTACATCCTCGACACCAAACCCGATCCGCTCAAGCCGTTCCTGACCAAGGTCATCGAGCCCGAGATGCTGGCCGAGCGCACCGGCTACAGCCGCCCGCATACCGTGCACTGCGGACCGGGCGGCATCTATGTGACGGCGCTCGGCAACGCCGAGGGCAAGGGCCCCGGCGGCATCGCCATGCTCGACGCGCAGAGCTTCGACCCGCTCGGCCGCTGGGAGGTCGAGCGCGGTCCGCAGTACTTCGCCTATGACGGCTGGTGGCACCTTGGCTACGACACGCTCGTCACCAGCGAATGGGGCACGCCGGACATGGTCGAGGACGGCCTCGTGCCCGACATCCTGCTCGGCGCGCGCTACGGGCGCCGCCTGCATTTCTGGGACTTCACGCGGCGCAGGCACCTGCAGGAGATCGACTTCGGCGACGAGTACCAGCTCGTGTTCGAGCTGCGCCCGGCCCATGACCCGACCCGGGCCTATGGCTTCGTCAACTGCGTGATCAGCCTGAAGGACCTGTCGTCGTCGATCTGGACCTGGTATCGCGACAAGGACAAATGGGCCGTGCGCAAGGTCATCGAGATCCCGGCCGAAGCCGCCGATCCCGACCAGCTGCCGCCCATGCTCAAGGGCTTCAAGGCGGTGCCGCCGCTGGTGACGGACATCGACCTGTCGATGGATGACCGCTTCCTCTACGTGTCCTGCTGGGGCACGGGAGACCTGCTGCAATACGATGTGTCCGACCCGTTCGCGCCGAAGCTCACAGGCAAGGTGCGCCTTGGCGGCATCGTCTCGCGCGCCACGCATCCGGGCGCGAAGAACGGCGCGCTCAATGGCGGGCCGCAGATGGTCGAGATCAGCCGCGACGGACGCCGCATCTACTTCACCAACTCGCTGTACGGCGCGGTGGACCCGCAGTTCTATCCCGAAGGCATCGACGGCTGGATGGTGAAGCTCGATGCCGCCCCCGAAGGCGGCCTGTCCATCGATCCGAAGTTCTTCATCGACTGGCCGAAGGGCCATCGCCCGCACCAGGTGCGGCTGCAGGGCGGGGATTGCTCGTCGGATTCGTACTGCTATCCGTGATGGGTCCATCGGCCACCTTGGCAACCGCATCGGCCCAGTGGGCGGCATGGTGGCCCTGGGTCGTCATTGCCGCGCTGGGCCTGTTCCACGGCATCAACCCCGCCATGGGGTGGCTGTTCGCCGTGGCGCTGGGCCTGCACCGCCACAAGCGCAGCGTGGTGCTGCTGTCGCTGCTGCCGATCGCGCTGGGCCATGCGCTGGCGGTGGCGGTATTCGTAGCGGCGGCGCTCACGCTTGGCAGTGTGGTGGATGCAAGCCTGTTCGCGCGCGTCGGCGGGCTCGTGCTGATCGGCTGGGCCGGCTGGCACATCCTGCGTGGCCACCGCGGCCGGCCGCGCGTGGGCATGCAGGCCGGCATGGCCGGGCTCGCCTGCTGGTCGTTCCTCATGGCGGGCGTGCATGGGGCCGGGCTGATGCTGGTGCCGGCACTGATGCCGCTGTGCGCGTCGCCGCTATCGGGCCGCATCGTCGGGGGCAGCGCCGTGGCACCCGCCGTGCTTGCGCTGGGCCTGCATACCGGAGCCATGCTGCTGGCCATCTGCGCGGTGGCGTTGCTGGTCTATGACCGCGTAGGGGTGGCCTTCCTGCGCACGGGATGGATCAACCTGGACCTGGTCTGGAGCGTCGCGCTGGCGTTGTGCGGAGTGGCGCTGTTGGTGTGGTGATTGCCGGCCGCCGAACGCTCCCGCCGGGTCTCACCGCAGCAGGAACGGCAACACCGTCTCCAGCAACAACTCCGGCGCCTCCTCGGCAATGTAGTGGCCGCACGGCAGGCCGTGCCCGCTGACGCGACGCGCCACCTTGCGCCACTCGTCGAGCGGGCGGAAACATTGGCCCACGGCGCCCTGCTCGCCCCACAAGGCCAGCATCTCGCACTCGACCATGCGCCCGCCCGCCAGGTCGGCGCGATCGTGTTCCAGGTCGATGCCCGCGCTCGCGCGATAGTCCTCGCACAGGCCGTGGGCGGCGCCAGGGCTTTGCAGGCAGCGCAGGTACTCGGCCATCGCGGCCTCGGTGAACGGCGCCAGCCCGGCGCTGCGTGCGCCCATGGTGCTGCGCAGGTAAAGCGCCGGGTCGGCCTCGATCAGCGTCTCGGGAAACGGCGCGGGCCGGATCAGGAAGAACCAGTGCCAGTACGCCGTGGCGAAGGCCAGGCTGGTCTGCTCGTACATCGCCAGCGTCGGCGCGATGTCTAGCGTGACCAGGCGTTCGATGCGTTCGCCGTGGTCCAGTGCCATGCGGTGCGCCACGCGGGCGCCGCGGTCGTGCGCCATGACGCGGAAGCGCTCGAAGCCGAGCGCTGCCATCAGCCCGACCTGGTCGCCCGCCATGGTGCGCTTGCTGTAGTTGGCGTGGCCGGGCAGCCCGGCGGGCTTTTCGCTGTCGCCGTAGCCGCGCAGGTCAGCGGCCACCACCGTGAAGTGGCGCGCGAGGGTCGCCGCGACCTTATGCCAGATCACATAGGTCTGCGGATGGCCGTGCAACAGCAGCAGCGCCGGCCCCTGACCGCCCACGACGGCGTGGATGCCGACGTCCGCGCATTGCACAAGGCGATGTTCGAATCCCTTGAATCCCTCCAGCACGCATGTCTCCTTTCGTATTCAATGACCCGCAAGAGGCATTGAAGGTGAAGGCAGTGTAATCAGGAAATCGATTGCCATCGTTTCCGACGACGACGTTCATTCATTCCTGCTGCTCACGAATGCGCGCCTGCACCGCGCCCGCGCGAGCGTTGGCACAGCGTCAGGCGACGTTGAAGAAATGCGTGCCGTCGCGCTCAAGCTGGGCGATCAGCCCGAACTCCCAGTCCAGGTAGGCCTGCATCGCGGCGGCCGCATTGTCGGTGCCTTCGTACGGGCGGCGATAGCGGTCCGTGCGCGGCACCGACAGATGGGTCTCGCCGCTTTCCACCGGCAGTCCGGCGGCCAGCCATGCGAGCGTGCCGCCTTCGAGCACGTAGATCCCGGCCTGTGTCAGCGCGCGCAAGTCCTCGGCCGCGAAGCGTGCAAGCTGGCTCGTGCCGCATGTCAGCACATAGCGGCGCGCGGGCGGAATGCGCTTTAGCGCCTGGGCAAGCTGCGCGCGGATGACAAACCACGCACCGGGGATGTGGCGCTTCACGTAATTGGCACTGGCCGTGAAGTCCAGCACGACCGTCTGTCCATCCTGCGCTTCCAGCCACGCGTTCAGCGTGGCCGGCGACACCGCCTCCACGGCCGCCGCATCGGGTGCGGGCACGCGCGGCACGCCGGTTTCGCTGCGCAGCGCCACATCGACTGGTGCCACCACCCACGCGTCCCAGCCCATCTGCGCCAGCCATGACGCGCTCATGTCGGCGCGCACGCCGTCATCGTCGGCCAGCACGATGCGCGCGCCGCGCACGGGTGCGCTGTGATCGGTCTCCTGCACGAGCTGCCCGCCCGGTGCGTTGATGAAGCCGGGCAGGTGGCCGTCGGCGAATTCCTCGGGCGTCCTCACGTCGAAACGGTAGAGCGTGCGTCCCGGCGCTTCCAGCGACTTCAATGCGGCGTGTTCAATGCGCTGCACCCCTGCACGTGCAGCGATCGCGCGTGCGCCGCGGCGTGCCTGTTCGCGATTGGCTGCGCCGATTTCCAGCGGCGCACGGCGGCTCGCGCCGTGGTCCAGCGTTTGCCCCGCCAGCGTCCAGCCGATGGTGCCGTTGCGCAGCGCCGCCACCGGGTTCGGAATGCCGGCATTGATCAGCGACTGCGTGCCGATGATGCTGCGCGTGCGGCCCGCGCAGTTGACGACGACCTGGGTCGAAGGGTTCGGCGCCAGCTCGCGCACGCGCAGCACCAGTTCGGCGCCCGGCACGCTCGTGGCCGTGGGAATGCTCATGGTCTGGTACTCGTCGAAGCGGCGCGCGTCCACCACGACCACGTCGGCGCCGCTGTCGATCAGCGCCTTGACCTCCGGCGCGGTCAGCGACGGCGTGTGCCGTTTCGCCTCCACCACTTCGCCGAAGGACTTGCTGGGCACGTTGACGTCGCGGAACACTTCGCCGCCGGCAGCGATCCACGCACCGAGCCCGCCGTCGAGCAGGTTCACATCCGAATAGCCCAGCTTGCGCAGCACGCTTGCCGCGCGCGGCGCCAGGTCGGCGTCGTCATGCTCGCCATAGATGACGATCCGCGTGTCGCGTCGGGGAATGCGCGGCCATGCTTCCAGCTCCAGTTTCGATAGCGGGAAATTGGCGGCCCAGAGCGGATGCGACTGGGCAAACGGATCTTCTTCGCGCACGTCGATCAGCGCGATCTCCTTGCGCGCGAGCAGCGCCTGGCGCACGGCCTGGCTGGTGATCAGCGGAAACTGTTCAGCGGAAGCGGTCATGATGCGGCGGAATCCTTCGAGCGGTCCCACGGATTGGGCAGGTAGGGGTTGGAGTAGCCCGAGATGAATGGCTTGCGTTCACCGGCCTCGGTATAGACACTGCGGCGCACGCCGCCGATGTTGCCGCCGTACACGTGGATGCTGATCGAGACGCGATCGTCGTACGCGTTGTGCACGCGGTGGATATCGCCCACCGTCGGCGAAACCGCCTCCACCTGTCCCGGCTCCAGCCTGGTCGGCTCGCCGTGCGCCAGCGGGCGTCCTGCGGCATCGATCACGAACGGCTGCGAATACTCGGCGCCGCGCAGCATGCCGATCAGGCCCCAGACCGTATGGTCATGGATCGGCGTGCGCTGGCCCGGGCCCCAGACAAAACTCACGACGGAAAAGCGCTCGGCCGAATCGCAGTGCAGCAGCATCTGCTGGTAGTACTCGGGATGCGGCTGCGCGAACGCATCGGGCAGCCAGTCATCGCGCGCAACCAGCCTGGCCAGCAGCGCCCCGCCTTCGCGCAGGATGCGCGGCTCGCCGGGCTGCTCGTCGAGCAGCGTCGACAGGCCGGTGATGAACTCGCGCAGCGGCGCAAGCGTTGCGCGGCTGGCGGTGGGGGATTCGCTCACACATGTCTCCTGATTGGTCATTGTCCGAGCGCCGCGCGGCCCGCCGCGAGCAGGATCGAATCGTTCTGCGGCGTATGGATGCGGCTGCACAGCACGTCGCGGTAGTGGCGCTCCAGCGGGTTGTTGCGGCTCAGGCCGTGGTTGCCCGAAAGCTGCAGCGCCAGCTCCACCGCGCGGATTGCATTGCCCGTGACCGTGAACTTTAGCAGTCCGCTGTCGACCGGTGTCGGCGGCGTGCCGGCATCGGTGCGCGCGGCGGCATCGTCGAGCAGCGCCTGGTTGGCATGCAGCAGCGCCGCGATCTCGCCGATCGCCTCCTGCACGCGCGGCAGCGTCGCCAGCGGCGCGCCAAGGCTGGCGGGTGTCCGTTCACGCACAAAGCCGCGGATCCAGTCGAAGCCCGCGCGCGCCACGGCGTCGTAGAGACTGCCGAGCAGCACGACCATCCATGCCTGCTGGTCCGCGTTGGCGTCCACATCGGCCTGGCTCGCGCCGGCGGGTGCCCATGCCGAGGGCGCGCGGATATCGACGGCGTTCTCCGGCGGGATCCAGACATTGTCGAGCACGGTCTCATGGCTGCCCGATGCGCGCAGGCCCATGTGGTTCCAGTTCTCCACCACGCGGATGCCGGCCGCATCGGCCGCCGGACGCGGCACCAGAAAGACGCCCACGCGCGGCTGCGGCTCATCGGTGCGCGCCCACACCGACAGCCAGCGCAACGCGGGGATGCCGGTGCTGTAGAGCTTGCGTCCGCTCAGGCGCCAGCCGTCGGCCACGCGCGTCGCGACCGTCGCGGGCAGGCCGCCGCGCGCGGGAGAGCCCAGGTCCGGCTCCACGCGCAGGGAATTGATCAGGCCGCCCTCTTCCACCGCGCTCGCGAACACCTGTTGGCGTACCGGCTCGGACCAGCGTGTATCCGCGCGGCCAATGGCACGGTGTTGCAGGTAGGTCATGGCGAGCACCAGCGCCGTCGCGGCGTCACCGCCGGCCACCGCGCCGATGATGCGGCGCGCCTCGGCCAGGCCGGCACCGCCGCCACCGTAGGCGCGCGGCACGGCCTGAGAGATCAGGCCGTACTGGTGCAGCAGTGCGAAGTTCTCGTGCGGAAAGCTGGCCGCGGCGTCGTGCTGCGCGGCGGTGGCCGCAAAGCGCGGCCTCAGCCCGGCGAGCACATCGCCGAGCCGCGCCTCGCTGCTGGGCAGCCGGCGCAGGGAAGACAGGGACATGGTGGATTCCTGGCAAGGCGCGGTGCGCGAACGCACACCGCTGGTGAACGCCACATAGCGTAACGCCGCCGCGCCGCTTCTGAAACGACGCATCCCGCATATGGTCTGTCGTTTTTATTCGTTCGGTCTTGCCAGGAACGGGCGTAACTTGCGGCTCAGTTCCTTTGTCATTTCCTCGTTTCCTCGTTTCCTCGTTTGACTCTTTCGCACCTCGCCTTGCGCCTTGCGCGCAAGCGCATCGTTGCCCCTTCCCGTCAGGAGAACCACGCATGAGCGTCGATATCATCGGCATGATCCAGAGCCAGAAGCAGTCCGAGATCCACCGCCCCACGGGCCCGGTGATCGACCGCGATTATGTCCGTGCCTTCGCCCAGGCCCACGAGCAGGCGGGCTTCGACCGCATCCTGGTGCCGCACCATTCGACCGGCCCCTCGGCGACGCTGACGATCTCCTACGCGGCCACGGTGACCGAGCGCATCCACTTCATGCTGGCCCACCGACCCGGCTTCACCGCGCCGACGCTGGCCGCGCGCCAGATCGCCACGCTCGACCAGTTCAGCGGCGGCCGCCTCGGCGTGCACTTCATCTCGGGCGGCTCCGACGACGAGCAGAAACGCGACGGCGACTACCTGAACCATGACGAGCGCTATGCGCGCACCGACGAATACCTGGAGATCCTGCGGCGCATCTGGACCGAGGACAAGCCGTTCGACCACGAAGGCAAGTACTACCGCTTCAGCAATGGCTTCTCCGAGGTCAAGCCTGCACAGAAGCCGCATGTGCCAATCTACTTCGGCGGTGCGTCCGAAGCCGCGCTCAAGGTCGCGGGCAAGCACGCCGACGTGTACGCGCTGTGGGGCGAGTCGCTCGACCAGGTGCGCGAGCTGACCACGCGCGTGCGCGCCGAAGCGGCACAGCACGGCCGCGAGGTGCGCTTCTCGGTCTCGTTCCGCCCGGTACTCGCGCAGACCGAGGAAAAGGCATGGGCGCGCGCCGACAGCATCCTCGAGCGTACCCGCGCGCTGCGCGTGCAGCAGGGCTACAGCCGCGGCGGTCCGCAGCAGAGCGAAGGCGCGCGCCGCCTGCTTGCCGCGGCGGAGCACGGTGACCGCGTCGACCAGCGCCTGTGGACCGCGATCGCCCGCGAGACCGGCGGCCGCTCCAATTCCACCGGCCTGGTGGGGACGCCGGAGCAGGTGGCCGATGCACTGCTGCAGTACTACGACCTGGGCGTCACCACCTTCCTGATCCGCGGCTTCGATCCGCTGGAAGACGTGATCGACTACGGCCGCGAGCTGATTCCGCGCGTGCGCGAACTGGTCGCGCAGCGCGATGCAGGGCACCAGTCCGCGCGCAAGGCAGCCTGAATCCGGCAAACAACAGGAACGCGGGAAAATCCATGAGCCAAATCGAACCGGCCGCCACGCTTGCCAGCGCGGCCAGCCACAACGCGCGCCGCCGCTGCGTGCTGCGCGCCGCTGGCGCGGCCGCTATCGCCGCGCCGGCACTGATCCTTGGCCGCCAGGCCTGGTCCGCACCGCGCAAGCTGACCTTTGCCTGGAACCAGAATTCGTTCTGCCTGACACCGGTCGTGGTGGCGCAAGAGCGCGGCTTCTTCGAGAAGAACGGGCTGCAGGTCGAGCTGATCAACTACAGCGGCTCCACCGACCAGCTGCTCGAATCGATCGCCACGGGCAAGGCCGATGCCGCGATCGGCATGATCCACCGCTGGCTCAAGCCGCTGGAAGCCGGCTTCGACGTCAAGATCATCGGCAGCTCGCACGGCGGCTGCGTGCGGCTGGTGGGCGCGAGGGCAGCGGGCGTGACCAGCCTGCAGCAGCTCAAGGGCAAGACCGTCGGCGTGAGCGACCTGGCCGCGCCGGGCAAGCACTTCTTCACCATCCTGCTGGCCAAGCACGGCATCGATCCCGACAAGGACATCACCTGGCGCCAGTATCCCGCCGACCTGCTCGGCGTGGCGGTGGACAAGGGCGAGATCCAGGCCATTGCCGACGGCGACCCCAATCTCTATCTGCTCGAAAAGCGCACCAACGGCGCCTATGTCGAACTGGCCACCAACCTGACCGGCGAGTACGCGCGCAAGGTCTGCTGCGTGGTCGGCGCGCGCGGCGAACTGGTGCGCAATGACCGCCCGGCCGCGGCATCGCTGGCGCGCGCGATCGTGCAGGCCACCGAGTTCGTCAACGAGAACCCGAACGAGGCCGCCAGGGTCTTCGCCAGGTACTCGCCCAAGATCAGTCCCGATGACCTGCGCAAGCTCTACGCCACGCTGACCTACACGCACCACCCGACCGGCCTGGACCTGCAGGAAGAGATCGGCTTCTACGCCGAGGATTTCCGCCGCATCGGCGTGCTCAAGAAGACCACCGATGCCAAACGCCTGGCGCAGCACGTCTACGCCAACGTCCTGGGGTAACGCCATGACCACAAGCCACTCCGCACTCGACCCGGTGCTCGCGCGCAGCGCCGGCGCCGCCTCGGCACCGGCACGCGACGCCTGGCGGCCCTGGCGCGCAGGCATCGCCGCGGCCGGCGCCTGGGCGGCCTTCGGCGCCATCACATGGCGCTGGCCCAACCAGGTGGCGGGCTTCTCCGACTGGGCCTACACCGAGGAACTCGGCATCGCCGCAGTGTCGGTGGCCGTCGTGCTGGCGCTGCTGGCGCTCGCCGGCCGGCGGGCACCGCTGCCGCGCGGCGCGCTGGCCCGCCTGCATGCCGCCGGGCCGTGGCTCGTCGCGATGGCCGTGGTGCTGTCCGCGTGGGAGATCCTGACCGCCAAGACCGCGATCCTGCCCACGCCGTTCTTCGCGCCGCCGCAGGCGCTGATCGAAGTCTATGTCGATGACTGGCCCCGGCTTGGCGACAGCGCCCTCAACACGCTCAAGCTGCTTGGGCTCGGCGTGGCGTATGGCGGCATCGCCGGCTTCCTGATCGGCGTGTCGATCGGCTGGTCGCGCCGCATCGGCTACTGGGTGCATCCGGTCCTGCGCGTGCTGGGCCCGTTGCCTTCCACCGCGCTGCTGCCGCTGACCTTCTACTTCTTCCCGTCGAGCTACTCGGCCGCAGTGTTCCTGATCGCGCTGGCCACGGCCTTCCCCGTCGCGGTGCTGACCTGGTCCGGCGTGGCCAGCGTCAGCAAAAGCTACTACGATGTCGCGCGAACGATGGGGGCATCGGGCTGGTTCCTGGTGTTGCGCGTCGCTATCCCCGCAGCGTTGCCCCAGGTATTCGTCGGCCTGTTCATGGGCCTGGGCGCCTCGTTTTCCGTGCTGGTCACGGCCGAGATGATGGGCGTGAAGTCCGGCCTCGGCTGGTACCTGACCTGGGCACAGGGCTGGGCCTCCTACGTCAATATGTATGCCGCGCTGATCGTGATGGCGCTGCTCTTCTCCGGCGTCATCACGCTGCTGTTCACCGTGCGCGACCGCGCGCTGTCGTGGCAGAAGGGAACCGTCAAATGGTAGCCATCGCTGAACGCCCTGCCGCCGCAAGGGGGCCCACCCCGACGCCGGCAACTGGCGCACACATCGATATCCGCAACGTCAGCCATTGGTTCGGCAGCGGCGACAATCGCTTGCAGGTGCTGGACGGCGTGGACCTGACGGTCGAACGCGGCGAGTTCGTCGCCCTGCTCGGCCCCAGCGGCTGCGGAAAATCCACGCTGCTGCGTCTGGTCGCGGGCCTGGACAAGCCGGTCGCTGGCGAAATGCTACAGGACGGCGCGCCCATCACCGAGCCCGACCCGTCGCGCATCGTCGTGTTCCAGGACCCGACGCTGTACCCGTGGCGCCGCGTGTGGGACAACGTCGCACTCGGGCTGCAGGCACGCGGTATCGTCAGGCAGGAACGCCATCGTGTCGATGGGGCGCTCAGGCGCGTCGGCCTGGAATCGTTCGGGCGCGCCTTCCCGCACCAGCTTTCGGGCGGCATGGCGCAGCGCGTGGCGCTGGCGCGCGCGCTCGTCAACGACCCGCGCCTGCTCGTGCTCGACGAACCGCTCGGCAAGCTCGACTCGCTCACACGCCTGGCCATGCAGGGCGATCTCGTCGAGCTATGGCAGCGCGCGGGCTTCTCGGCGCTGCTGGTCACGCACGATGTGGAAGAAGCCTTGTTCCTGGCGCAGCGCGTGATCATCTTCAGCGACCGGCCGGCGAAGATCCGCGCGGAAATCGCCGTGGACCTGCCCTACCCGCGCCACCGCGGCGATCCGCGCCTGACCGCACTGCGCCACGAAGCGCTGCGCCACCTCGGACTGGATGCAAGCTGGTGACGATGTCCTGGCTTGACGGGGCGGTGCGCCCAGTGCGCCCATGAACGGCCTGCCCGCGCAGGCCTGGCTCAATACCCTGCTGGTCCTGCTCCA from the Cupriavidus sp. WKF15 genome contains:
- a CDS encoding cysteine dioxygenase, which gives rise to MSESPTASRATLAPLREFITGLSTLLDEQPGEPRILREGGALLARLVARDDWLPDAFAQPHPEYYQQMLLHCDSAERFSVVSFVWGPGQRTPIHDHTVWGLIGMLRGAEYSQPFVIDAAGRPLAHGEPTRLEPGQVEAVSPTVGDIHRVHNAYDDRVSISIHVYGGNIGGVRRSVYTEAGERKPFISGYSNPYLPNPWDRSKDSAAS
- a CDS encoding 3-keto-5-aminohexanoate cleavage protein translates to MLDPCIISVAITGSVPRKKDNAAVPVTVAEQIESTHASYEAGASLVHLHVRDAQENSSSDPESFAALQEGIRKHCPGMIVQFSTGGRGREASQRGAMLYLRPDMASLATGSVNFPTSVYENPPDFIRSLAASMREFQVKPEIEIFDLSMLYSTAELVKEGLLAPQPHVQFVFGIRNAMPARREVLAFEVEQLQKVLPGATWTAAGIGRHQLEVNHWTLELGGHCRTGLEDNIRWDKDTLARSNAQLVQRVAQLCEQYGRAVATPAQARSLLGLQPLAA
- a CDS encoding DMT family transporter; this translates as MKDHHTPQGIALMIAAVACFATLDTLTKGVGGAVPVVMALWVRYLAQTALTGAVLLPARGRYLLHTRRPVLQCMRAALMLVSSLCAFFSLKVLPVGDFTAVAMLTPLAITLAAAALMGERVSPVRWLFLLLGFAGAVMVIRPGPDFHPAMLLPLGVVLSNAGYQLLTGALTRADGVGTTHFYTGSVATVLLTAALPFSWVWHVSAMHWAMLAGMALAGCAGHLCLVLAYARAPVGVLTPYLYLQIAFAMLGGWMVFGSVPDAWSVLGVAFIAASGVGGTAAAARERGTPAANVPA
- a CDS encoding selenium-binding family protein, producing the protein MTTWKPDPSFYPSPRLAAKAPPETIAYVAMFDPERKQPDAIAVVDVDPASPRYASIVGKVAMPHAGDELHHFGWNACSSCLCPNAPHPHMERRYLVVPGLRSSRIYILDTKPDPLKPFLTKVIEPEMLAERTGYSRPHTVHCGPGGIYVTALGNAEGKGPGGIAMLDAQSFDPLGRWEVERGPQYFAYDGWWHLGYDTLVTSEWGTPDMVEDGLVPDILLGARYGRRLHFWDFTRRRHLQEIDFGDEYQLVFELRPAHDPTRAYGFVNCVISLKDLSSSIWTWYRDKDKWAVRKVIEIPAEAADPDQLPPMLKGFKAVPPLVTDIDLSMDDRFLYVSCWGTGDLLQYDVSDPFAPKLTGKVRLGGIVSRATHPGAKNGALNGGPQMVEISRDGRRIYFTNSLYGAVDPQFYPEGIDGWMVKLDAAPEGGLSIDPKFFIDWPKGHRPHQVRLQGGDCSSDSYCYP
- a CDS encoding rhodanese-related sulfurtransferase produces the protein MTASAEQFPLITSQAVRQALLARKEIALIDVREEDPFAQSHPLWAANFPLSKLELEAWPRIPRRDTRIVIYGEHDDADLAPRAASVLRKLGYSDVNLLDGGLGAWIAAGGEVFRDVNVPSKSFGEVVEAKRHTPSLTAPEVKALIDSGADVVVVDARRFDEYQTMSIPTATSVPGAELVLRVRELAPNPSTQVVVNCAGRTRSIIGTQSLINAGIPNPVAALRNGTIGWTLAGQTLDHGASRRAPLEIGAANREQARRGARAIAARAGVQRIEHAALKSLEAPGRTLYRFDVRTPEEFADGHLPGFINAPGGQLVQETDHSAPVRGARIVLADDDGVRADMSASWLAQMGWDAWVVAPVDVALRSETGVPRVPAPDAAAVEAVSPATLNAWLEAQDGQTVVLDFTASANYVKRHIPGAWFVIRAQLAQALKRIPPARRYVLTCGTSQLARFAAEDLRALTQAGIYVLEGGTLAWLAAGLPVESGETHLSVPRTDRYRRPYEGTDNAAAAMQAYLDWEFGLIAQLERDGTHFFNVA
- a CDS encoding alpha/beta hydrolase, translating into MLEGFKGFEHRLVQCADVGIHAVVGGQGPALLLLHGHPQTYVIWHKVAATLARHFTVVAADLRGYGDSEKPAGLPGHANYSKRTMAGDQVGLMAALGFERFRVMAHDRGARVAHRMALDHGERIERLVTLDIAPTLAMYEQTSLAFATAYWHWFFLIRPAPFPETLIEADPALYLRSTMGARSAGLAPFTEAAMAEYLRCLQSPGAAHGLCEDYRASAGIDLEHDRADLAGGRMVECEMLALWGEQGAVGQCFRPLDEWRKVARRVSGHGLPCGHYIAEEAPELLLETVLPFLLR